The window ACATTGCTCTTTTTTCTTTCAAAAATTTTTTTAAATAAATAGTGAAAAGTCTAATGTTTATTCGTATGTTTTTTTATTAAAAATAACGTAATAGTTTATAAGAAAATCAGTTTATTAAAAAAATGTCAATAAATACACTGAAAATATCTAGTTATTAGAGTTTGAAAATTAAATAAAAAAACGCTTGCAAAAAAGTTTTTTTATTGCTAATATCATATTTGAATCGATTCAAAAACATGATATTATGAAGAAAGAAGGAAAAAAATGTCAGTCACAGATAAGATATCAAACCTAATAATGCCAGTTGCGACTAAGATGGCCAACCAACGTCATCTAGTTGCTATGCGAGACAGCTTTATTGATATTATGCCAATTATTATGGCAAATTCATTGTTTACTTTGTTCAATGCTCTTATATTTTCTAATGCAACGATTAATCAGTATGTTGATTTATCGTCGTTATCAGATCTTGCTTTAATGGTCAATAATGGAACAATGGGGATTATGACTATCTTTATTACATTTTTAATTGGTTACCGGTTAGCAAAACACTATATTAGTAATGGGATTATCGAGAAGAAGAATTTAAGTGAGCTGCATGCAGGTATTTTAAGTCTAGCACTTGCATTAATTATGTTTCCATTGTTTAATCAAGTTACACCTGTAGGAACAACTGAAGCAGTTGATGTTTCTGGAGTGTATTTACAGTCTTTAACCTCATCTGGTGGACTGTTTGTTGGGATTTTAGCAGCACTGTTAGGGACAGAATTGTTAGTAAAATTATCAAAAAGTAAAAAATTACGTATTAAGATGCCAGATGGTGTGCCTCCTGCAGTTGCCGGATCATTTAATTCTTTGATTCCAGAGTGTTTAGTGATTATTATTTTCGCAGTGGGGACATTTGCAATTGTTAAAGGAACAGGTTTGACAGTTCCAGATATTATTCAAACAATTATTTCAACGCCGCTACAATATGCAATGGAAAGTCCGTTTGGGCTGTTTGTTGTTCAATTATTTACACAAGTTTTTTGGTTCTTTGGATTACATGGTCAAAATATTGTATCATCCGTTACATCGCCACCAATGTTAACGGCTATTCAACAAAATATTGATGCATTTAATGCAGGGCAGGCCATTCCGAATATTGTAACAAATCCTTGGATTGGAATGTATACCTTATTTGGAGGAACCGGAGCGATTCTACCTTTACTAATTGCTATTTTTGTAGCATCAAAACGTAAGGATTATCAAGATGTTGCCAAAATAAGTTTAGTTCCAAGTCTTTTTAATATTTCAGAACCAGTTATGTTTGGGATTCCAGTTGTGATGAATCCATTCTTAATGGTTCCTTTTATATGCGTACCACTGATAAATTTAGCGATTGCCTATCCTTTGACAGCATTAGGATTAGTTGCTAAAAGTGTCGTTATTCCTCCGTGGATATTGCCGCCTATTTTAACGGCTTGGGTAACTACTGCTGGCGATATTCCTGCAACATTATTATCTCTTGCATTATTTATTTTAGATATTTTCTTATATTTGCCATTTGTTATTTTAAGTAATAAAGCGATGAAAAACAATACTACAGACTAAGGTTAAAAATAAATCAAGATAAAAAGAAAGAAGGGAATTTATGGCTACAATTCAAGAAGTTGCGAACCACGCAGGAGTTTCAGTAGGAAGTGTGTCTAGATATTTAAATGGTTATCAGTTAAAACCGGCAAATATGAAAAAAATTGAAGAATCTATTGAAGCGTTGGAATATAAGGGAAACCCATTGGCAAAAGCACTTAAAAGTAATCAAACGTTGTCTATTGGTTTATTGATGAATAATATGCAGAGTAATTTTTCAGCCTCAATGGTTGCTCAAATTGAAGATGAGTTAGAACGTTTTGGTTATAGTATTTTATTAAGTGGTTTCCGTAATGATTATAGTCAAGTTGAACGAAAGCTTGATTTCCTTCTTTCAAGAAAAATTGATGGTTTAATTATTTTTGAAGCGGAGCAGGATTGGGAAGCTGTACAACAACTAAAAAATGTTGATATTCCCGTAATCTCAGTGAATACACCCATGGAATTTGATATGGTTGATTCAATTGTTGTAAATAACAAACAAAGTACAAAAGAAGTAATCGAAAAAATGTTACAGTTTGGACATGAAAAAATCGGCATAATCGCGGCACCACAGACAGATTATGTTGCACGAGAACGTTTAGATGGGGTATTAGAAGCTTTTGCTGAAAATAATTATCCTATCGAAGATGCTGTAATTTACTATGGTGATTACTCAAAACAAAGTGGTTATACAGGAATGAAGCATCTTTTGAAAAATGAAGAGATAACAGCGGTATTCGTCTGTAATTACAATATGTCTTTAGGAGCATTACAAGAAATTTATGAGCAACAACTTAAAATTGGTGAGGATATTTCTTTTGCTAGCTATGATTATTTTGATGCTAGTGATATTTTCAATCCAAAATTAACAGTTATTCGTCAGCCAGTAAAGGAAATTGGAACATTAGCAGCTAATCGTATGATGGAAAAAATTCGCAATCATGGGCAGTTACAAGGCGATATTTTTGTTGTTCCTAATGATATTTTATGGCGTGATTCAGTTAAGGAAAGGAATAATAAAAATGGTGAAGATTAGAGAAGATATTGAAGAGAATCTGGATTCTCAACAAGAAGCGTATGGAGAACTTTCAGAAGGTATCCAGCAAAAATTAGAATGGTTCAAAGATCAAAAAATTGGTGTGATTTTTCATTGGGGACTTTATTCTGAAGCAGGAATTGTCGAGTCATGGCAGCTATCAGAAGAAGATGAATGGGCAAGGAAGAAAGGTGCTTGGCGTGGAGATATTGATCAATTGCGAAATGACTATTGGGGGTTAAACCAAACGTTTAATCCTATAAATTTTGATCCACAACACTGGGCGGAAAAAGCCAAAGAAGCAGGATTTAAATACATGCTCTTTACAACAAAGCATCATGATGGATTTAATATGTATGACACTAAGTTTAGTGAGTATAAAATTACCGCTCCTACTAGTAAATTCCATACAAATCAGCAAGCAGATATTTTACATTATGTAAATGAAGCATTTAGGTCTGTTGGAATTAATACAGGT is drawn from Carnobacterium gallinarum DSM 4847 and contains these coding sequences:
- a CDS encoding LacI family DNA-binding transcriptional regulator — translated: MATIQEVANHAGVSVGSVSRYLNGYQLKPANMKKIEESIEALEYKGNPLAKALKSNQTLSIGLLMNNMQSNFSASMVAQIEDELERFGYSILLSGFRNDYSQVERKLDFLLSRKIDGLIIFEAEQDWEAVQQLKNVDIPVISVNTPMEFDMVDSIVVNNKQSTKEVIEKMLQFGHEKIGIIAAPQTDYVARERLDGVLEAFAENNYPIEDAVIYYGDYSKQSGYTGMKHLLKNEEITAVFVCNYNMSLGALQEIYEQQLKIGEDISFASYDYFDASDIFNPKLTVIRQPVKEIGTLAANRMMEKIRNHGQLQGDIFVVPNDILWRDSVKERNNKNGED
- a CDS encoding PTS sugar transporter subunit IIC, with translation MSVTDKISNLIMPVATKMANQRHLVAMRDSFIDIMPIIMANSLFTLFNALIFSNATINQYVDLSSLSDLALMVNNGTMGIMTIFITFLIGYRLAKHYISNGIIEKKNLSELHAGILSLALALIMFPLFNQVTPVGTTEAVDVSGVYLQSLTSSGGLFVGILAALLGTELLVKLSKSKKLRIKMPDGVPPAVAGSFNSLIPECLVIIIFAVGTFAIVKGTGLTVPDIIQTIISTPLQYAMESPFGLFVVQLFTQVFWFFGLHGQNIVSSVTSPPMLTAIQQNIDAFNAGQAIPNIVTNPWIGMYTLFGGTGAILPLLIAIFVASKRKDYQDVAKISLVPSLFNISEPVMFGIPVVMNPFLMVPFICVPLINLAIAYPLTALGLVAKSVVIPPWILPPILTAWVTTAGDIPATLLSLALFILDIFLYLPFVILSNKAMKNNTTD